The sequence GCACCACGCCGCCGGCACCGATCTGGCCGAACAGTCCGACCCGCGAGGCAGCGCTGTTGATGTAAAGGTTGCGGATCTGGCGACCATTGCCGTTGAAAACGCCGGTAAACGGGTCCGCTTCAGTGCCAATCGGCAGAAAGCCAGCTTCGCCGTTCCACGACGCCGTCTTTGCCGCATCAATATCGTTGCCGAGAATGTAGGCGCCGGCCGGATTGTTCCGGATATTCTGTAACTCTTCCAAGGTGTGAATGACCGTCTGTGCCCGCGCGTGTTCGATCTGCGCCAAGCCAGCCCCCAAAACAACCAGGCACGCCAAAACACGTCCAGGTTCAGTCAAGAACATGTCGATTCCCTTCAAAGAAAAGACAAGCATATGGCGCGCCCGAAGCGCGCCAGTATCACGACATTTTGCTTAAAAGGCCCCCCAATAGACCTTCATATACTATATTTTTGGCACGATAGCCCACGAATCTCAAGTTAAATGTCTCGAATGGTCTATGCGATAAATAAATGATCTGCCGTTGTTCCTTCACCACAGAATGCCGGGATCGCGAGGCGGCGCTCAAATTTCTGATGCCCGATGAAACGCCATGGCAGGCCATAGAGACATCGAGAGCCTGCAGAGGCGACGGGGCCGGGCGTGCTCAAATGCCAGCCCGTTCGTTCGTCTGACAATGCCTGCCGGGCAGATCCGGAAGCGCGCCGCCAAGCGCCAAGCGGCCCGCGCCCCCGGCGTCTGGAGGCTATCGCAGGGCGGTCAGCAGCGCCTTCGCCTGCGAAGCACAGCCGTTGTCGGACATCCACACCACCTGCTCGATGTCGCGGGCGGCGCCGGCTGGAATGACGCGCAGTTTGACGGTGTTCGCCCAGGCGTCCGCGGTCTCGCGGACGAGATAGTCGCTGGTCTCCACCGCGACGCCGTCCGGCCACGCCGCCGTCGTCTCGCCGGCAGGAAAGCGCACGAGGGCGCCGTTGCCATCAGGAGCGCGTTCGACGACAAGCGTCGCATCGCGCACCGCATCCATCCGCCACAGTTGCGGCGCGGTTGCCGTCGGTACGCACTGCGGTGCCGGGCTGCGCACATCGATGAGCCAGCTTCCGGCACTCGCCTCGCTCGACGCACCGTTGTCGGGCGCTGGACCGCGGAAGCCGCCGCCCGGTGACGCTGCGCCGCGGAAGGTTCCGAGCGCCGAGGTTTCCGCCGTCGGGGTATTGAACAGCCGGGCGATGGCGATGACGACGTTGGCATCACCGCCGCCGCCGGGCGATGCGGTGAGCGCACCGGAATAGGGGCCGGTCAGCGATTGAACGCGGCCGTCCTCGGCCACCACCTTGATGCCGGTACCGGACGCCAATGTGATCGGCGTGCCGGTGCCCACAATCTGCCCCGGCACGAGCCCGGGTGCTGTCGACTCGATCACCACCAGGTCGGCGGCGAGGCTGCCGCGCGTGCCCAGCACAACCAGAAGCGCTGCGGTCGCAATGATCCTGGCCATCCCCATCCCCATGGTTACTTGTCCTTCAACACCAGAAGCGTTCCTTGCTCGCCCCGCAGCAGTCGTCCCGCATGTAGCCGATAGAGCCAGTCGTCAGGACGACTGGACCGCAATTGCTCAAATGCTCCCAGGGCAGCTTGGTCATCGTCCTTCATCAGGCGAAAGGCGACAAGATATTTCGCAAGATCGGTGAGCGCCGGTGAATCGGCAGCCAGCGGCTCGAACGCGTCGACCGGATGCTCCTTGCCGACGAGGCGCAGCGCGCCCACCGGGCGGAACACCAGGTCCGGGCAGCCGGTGACAACGGCGCCGCTGACGCACACCCGGCCGCCGAGGCTTTTGTTGGCGCTCTCGAGGCGGGCGGCGGTATTCACGGTATCGCCGTAGGCGGTGTAGTTGAAAAATCGGTCGCCTCCGAAATTGCCGACCACGGCGGGGCCGGCATGCACGCCGATGCGGGTGGCACCGAACCCCTGGCCTTGCGCCTGCTGACGGGCGCAGAAGTCGAGGCCGAAGGCGTCCATCGCCAGCGCGCAGCGCACTGCCCGCGTCGCTTGGTCCGACTGGTCGAGCGGCGCGCCGAACAGCAGGTGCAGGGCATCGCCGATGATCTTGTCGATCGTGCCGCCGTGTTCGAACGCGATCTGCGCCATGCCGCTAAGGTATTGGCTGAGCACCGTTAGCGCCTCCTGGGGGTCCGATTGCTCGAACCACGCGGTAAAGCCGCTGAGATCGGTGAACAAGGTGGTGATGTGGCGTTTTTCTCCGCCGAGGCGCAGTTGTTCCGGGTTGGCGATCAGCCGGTCGACGATCGCCGGTGCGGTGAACTGCGAGAACGCCTGGCGGATGAACTCGCGCTGGCGCCAAGCGGTGCCCCGCCAGTGGGCATTGCCGGCCGCCCACGCCAGCGCATAGGAGAGGCTCATCGCCACCAGCGGCAACATCAGCGCGCTCAGCCGGAACAACCCGAAGCCAAGGACCCACAGCGCCGCGAGGCCGCCGGCGGCGGTGCCGATCTGCACCGGCAGCGCGCGGTGGATGGTGGAGAGCAGCAGGCCCAGCACCGCCGCGCCGGCAAGGATGGCGAGGGTGCTGATCCGCCCAAGCTCTGGCGGCGAGCGCCGGTCCAGCAGCTGGGCCAGCGCCTGCGCGTGGATGGCGACCCCGGCGTGGGAGCCTGCGGAAACGCCGTCGCGCGCCGCCCACGGTGTGCGATGGCGATCGGCGAGCGGCAGGTCCGAGCCGATCAACACCACCTTGCCGGCGAACCACGCCTTGGGGAGCAGGGCGAGGGTGTGCGCTGGGTAGGTGCGGAACGGCGGGCTCGTCTTGTCAGGCGGCGCCCGGTAGGCGAGTGCCACCGCCTCTGCCGGCGGCTCGACACCGACGGCGCGGGCGAGTGCCGCAGCAAAGCCGGGCGTGGTGATGCCGTTCTCGCTGCGGTTGGTGATGATCCAGCGAACGGTGCCGAGCTTGCCGTCGGTCATCAGATTGACCAGCCCGCGCTGGCTCGCGGGAACGTAGCGATCGAGAAAGGCCGCTTGCCGTGGGGTCAGCAGATCCGTGGGGGTAGCGTAGCCGGCGATGATCGGGATGGGCGCGGTCTCGATCACCCGGCTGAGGTGTGCGTCCTTTTCCGGCTCGGTCGGCTGATCGAGAAGAATGTCGAGGCCGATGGCGCGCGCGCCGGCGTCTTCGAGTCGCTCGATCAGACCGGCGAGGAAGTCGCGGTCGAGCGGCGAGCGGTAGGGCAGGGCGGCGAGCGTGTCTTCGGTCACCGCGACAATGACGATGTCGGGGTGCTGCGGCTGCGGCGGCGACATCAGCGCGATGCAGACGTCTTCGGCCCAGTATGATGCCGTGGCGATCGCCGGCAGTATGCGCACGGCAAGATCGCCGGCGAGGACCGCACCGGCAATCAGCACCATCACCGTCAGTGCTGCCCCGAGACGCCGTGCGAACGCGCCGCCGCCTGCCGCCCCGCGATCCATCTGCGACGGCGCCGACAGCCGCGCGGTGCGCCGGTACGAGCCGTTCACCGGGGGCTCACCGCGGCGCTCATCCGGCGGCGGCGGGCGCACCCGCCAGCGGACGAGGAATGTCGAGTTGCCGGTAGCCGTCGCCGACGACGGTGAACGCCGCCCAGTTGAGCGGGTGCGAGGTCGCGCGCTCGCTCGCCACCGCGACTTGGCTTGCCTGCAGGGCTTCGTCGATTGAAAGGTTACGCTCGGCGATGCCGCGGAACAGCCCGACCATCAGATGAACGGTCGGCGCGTCAGGGATCTGCCAGTGGGTGACCAGCAGTGCCCTGGCGCCGGCATAGAAGAAGGCGCGGGTGAGGCCGGACAGGCTCTCGCCCCCCGACTGCCCGGCCGGACCCGCGGTATTGCACGCGGACAGCACCACGAGATCGGCGTCGAGCTTCAGCTCGGCGATCTCACTGGCGACCAGGAGCCCGTCGCTGCCGTCCTCGCCGGTCACGGGGCGGGAGACGACCAGCGACGGCTCCGCCCAGCAGTCGAGTCGCTGGGGCAGCAAACCGTGGGTGGCGAGGTAGACGACCCGGTAGTCGTCGAGCCGGGTGTGATTGAGCGTCGCTTCCGTAAAGTCGGCGCCGAGGATCACCGCGTTCGCCGGTGCCCCCATCGTCGCGGCAATGGTACGCACCTCGGTCGCCGTGGCGGGCAGGCGCGGCAACTCGGCGATGACGAGGGCTTCGCTGCGACAGCTCGGCGGCAGATGGACTGCGGCGAGGATGGCGTCGGGATCGCGCGGCGGCACGAAGTCGCCGAACCCGATGAACGGGCGCGGCGCCGGCGAGCGTGCAGCTTCCGTGCGAAGCTGGATGAACGATTGCACCGACGGTGCCAGGGTCAGCGCATGGTCGCGAACCAGCCATGGCACCCGTGTGTAGTCGCCGTCGACCACCGCGGAGACCGGCTCGCTGACCAGCACCGCGAACGGCAGGCTGAGCAGGGGGCCGCTCGGTACCACCGCCAGGTGCCGGGAGCGGGCGAGGCGGTCCTGCACCGGGCCGAACAGGGTGCGATAGAGCCGGTGCGCGACCTCGACGTCGAAGGCAGCGCCGATGCTGGCGTCGAACGGCCGGCGCAACTGCGCCACCGCCGCGCGTGCCTCGTCGTCGCGAAGCGCGATCTCGTAGACCTCGATACCTTCACCGTCGATCAGTAGGCCGACCGAGCCGTCGCGGCCGACGAGGATCTGCGCCAGCGCCTCGTCGGGATGGCGAGCGGCGAGCGCCTGGCCGATGTCGACCGGGGCGTCGATGAGCTGGTTGTAGCGCGGCATCGCCGCCTGGACGGACCGACCCAGGCGGGCGACGTCGGCGTTGGCGGCCGCCAACTGCTGCTCCACCATGGTGATCTGCGGCGGCAGCGTCGTCGGGCTGGCCTGGGCCTCGGCGAGTGTCTGCGCGAGGGCGTCGCGGCGGCGGCGGGCGTCCTGCAATCCGCGGATCAGGCTGCCGCTCTCGCTGTCGCTGGCGGCGAGCCGTGCCGCGGCAAGGGCGATGGTCTGGCCGGTGACGGTGCCGCGCACCAGTTGTCCGGCCGCGAACATCGCCGCAAACAGCTCTGCGCGCTGCTCGGGGTGGCGTTGCGCTTCGTTGAGCGCGGTGCGGAAGTAGGGGAGCGCTTCGTCCATGGCGAGGCCGCCGCCTTGCTCCCGCAGGATCGCAAAGCCGCGCTCGAATGCCAACAAAGTTTCCTGTGGCCGGTCGTTTGCCGCCAGCACCCGGCCGAGGGCGATCTCGGCAAGGCCTTCGATGCGCGCATCGGCGAAGACCGCGCGCTGCGCCTCGATGCATTCGCGCAGCGTCCGCTCGGCCTGTCCGAGATCGCCGGAGCGCTCGAACATCTCGGCCCTGAGCAGCAGAATCGGCGCCATCCATCGCCGCGGTGCCCGCGGATCGGCATCGAGCACCCGTTCGGCCTCGGCGAGCGGCGCCGCCGCCTCGCTCGCGCGGTCGAGACGGACGAGCATCGCCGCCTCGAGATAGCGGCTCTGGACGATGTCACCGAGCGCGGTTTCCGCCTCGCCGCCGATCACCAGCTCGCCGATTCGTCCGGCGCGGTCGCCCTCGGCGAACTGGCCGGGCTCGACAGCGCCGATGAAGCGGCGGAACAGATCGGGGCGCGACGTGCGGGCCAGCTCGAGGCGCAGCGCGCTCGCCCGCCTCGCCCATTCGAGCGCCGTCGCGTAGCGCCTCTGGTTGGCGAAGTGCAGCGCCTTGTAGCTGGTCCAGCGAGCCTCGTCGGTGGCATCGGTCGACGCCGATAGCAGCTCGCCGGCGCTGGAGAACAGCACGTCGGCCTCGCTGAATCGCTGCTGGTTGCTGAGTTCCAGCGCCAGGTGCATCAGCACGAAGGCGAGGCCACCCTTGTCGCCGGGCAGCAACCGCTGCTGGAGCGCCAGCGCCTCGCGATAGCGCCGCTCGGCCTCGGAATGATTGCCGAGGAAGTTCTCGTACTGGGCGCGGCGCAGCAGGGCGCGGTAGCTGGCAAGATCACCAGCGCTGTAAAGGCCGTTGGCGGCGTCGCTCTCTGGGGCAGGCGACGGTGCCGCGGCGGATCGCTCTCCTTCGTTCCCGGCGGCGGGCTCGACCGGGTGGTTGGCGAGCAGGCCGATGCCCCGCTGCATCGCCGCCTCGCTCGCCGGAATGGCGTCGCCGAGGAAGACGCGATCGTTGATCCGCGCTGCCACCGCCCGGTAGGGCCAGCCGCCGGGGCGCAGCGCGCAATCAAGAACGACCGCCGGCACGTCGCCGAGGATGGTTGCCGGTTGCGGGTCCGCGCACGCGGTTGCTTCCTCCAGGTGATCGCGCCACCAGCCACCGGCGGCAAGCGTCCCCGGTTCGGCGTCGCCGCCAACGCTGAGGATACGCCCGCTCGGGGCCTCCCAGCGACCGCAGAAGGCGTCGTAGGCGGCGGCGCTCTCCTTCGGCGCGGCATCGCGCGGTGCCGCGGTCAGTCGGCACGGCTCGCCGATGCGGTTGGTGCCGAGCGACTGGGCAACGCCGCTGTTGGCGGCGGGGGCAGCCGGCGCGGCGGGCGCCGGACCGGCAGCGTGGAACGCTCCTGCCTCACAGCCGCAGAGCGCGATCAGTATCGCGGCCATGAGGCGCTCGGCGATGGGGCGAAGGATCGGGACCGGGCCAGCGCCGCGTGCCCGGGCGATCAGTTCCACAGCTCGCGATTGCCATCGTTGGAGAACAGCAGATCGTCGCTGCCGCGGCTGGGCGGCGGCGGTGCGGCCAGCAGCTCGGGACCCGACGCGGCGAGCCGGGCGGCGGGATCGTTGCCGGGCGGCGGTTTCGTGCCGCGCGTGGCGACCGCGCGGGCCTGATCGTCGATCGGCGCGGCGCTGGCATAAACGAACGTATTTCCGGTGCCGCTGAGGCTGTCCGGCGGCGCCGTCGCGAAGGTGCGGCCGAAGATCTCGCGGCCGACGAGGCCGCCGCGCGCGTTCGTCTGCGGGCTCTGCGAATAGATGATGAAGCGCCCGGCACCGGGATCGAGGGCGCCCGCGCCGGCGCGGTTGTCGATACTGCTGGCGGCCAGCACGATGGTGTTGCCGCTGCCGCCGGCGGTGATCGGTGCGGTGATTACCAGCGGGCCGTCGCTACGGATGCTGACGGTGCCTTGCGAGACGGCACCTTCGATCGACAGCGCCCCGGTGTTGACGATGCTGATGTCGTGGAACGCCGGACCGTCGCCGGAGCGGCCGATCGACAGTTCCCCGACATTGGTCACGAGGTCGGCGCTAAACGCGGCGTAGTCCGGCCCCGCCGGCTGGCCGGCCTGGGCGGCGATACTGTTGACGACGAGATGCTGGGCGGTAATTACGCCCGTCTCGGTGGTGCGAATGTCGCGGGTCTCGATGCGGACGTCGTTGCTGCTGACGATCGGCTGACGAATGACGATGCCGACGCCCGCCCACAGTGTCAGGGTGTTGGCGGCGGTGAGGGCGTCATTAACGCGAATGGTGCGGCTTGCCTCGATGACCACGTTGCCACCGGCGGCAGCGATCGCCGCCGGCGAGATGTACGCCGTGCCGGCCACCGGCGGATCGTCGGCGAGGACCGGAGGCGCCGTTGTGCCGTTGTCGGTGATGACGACATGCAGCGGATCGAGCAGCCAGGAGCCGTCGGCGCCGCCTGGCGCCGAGGTATCGACCCGCCCGGTGGCCAGGAGTTGTCCGGTTGACGAGGTTTCGACGAGGCCGCCGTTGCCACCCTCGCTGCCGCCGCGTGCCGAGACGGTGCCAGCGAAGACCAGTTTCTGATCGGCCCACAGCACCACCTGGCCGCCGTCACCCTGCGTGGTGGCATCGGCAAAGATCACTGCGCCCGGCTCCATTACCGTCTCGCTGGCGCGGCGGCGCCCGCCCTCGCCGCGCTGGTCGCCGCCGACGTGCACGCTGCCGCCACCCGCGGGACCGGAGGCGTCGATGACGCCGCCGGCGGCGAGCGTCAACCGGTCGCCCAGCACGTCGATGTCCCCGCCACGGGCGTCGGCCTCGGCGCCGGTGGTGGAGAGCGTGCCGGTGACGGTGACCGTGCCATGATCGCCGCCGTCGAGGACGATTTCCCCCGGCGCAAGCGCGAAACTGCGCGCCTCGATGATGCCGCCGGCGTTGATCGCCTGATCGACGACGCTTTCCGCGGCGTCGGCGGTAATGATCACCCGGCCGCCGTCGGCTTCGATGCGCCCGCTATTGGTCACCAGCGCGCCCTTGCGTGAGAGGCCGTCGACGAGTTCGCGGGTGGCGCCGAAGCGGATCAGGCCGTCGCCCTGCAGGTCGAGCGAAAAGCCGGCGGCGCCGGCGAGCGTCACCTCGCCGAGGGTGCCAACGATCGCTCCGTCGTTGCGCACGCTCGGAGCGACCAGGGCGGCCAGCCCGGTCTCGCCGAAGGTGATGGTGCCCTGGTTGACGACCGCGGCATCGGGGTTGGGCGACGGGATCGTAAAGCGGTAGCGGCCGGCAAGGAAATCGTCGTTGCGGATGTCGGCGGTGGTGGCGACGAGGCCATGGACGTCGACCTTGGCGCCGGGGCCGAACACCACGCCGTTGGGATTGACGAGAAAGACATGGCCGTTGGCCTGCAACTGGCCGAGGATCACCGAGGGATCGCTGCCACGCACCCGGTTGAGTGCCACTGCGTTGGCCCCGGGCTGGTGGAAGCGGGCGATCTCGCTGGCATCGAGGCTGAACTTGCGCCAGTCGATGATCGCCTTGTCGGTGAACTGGTCGATGCGGGTTATCCCGTCACCCTGGGTGATCGTCGCGCAACCGCCGGTGACCTTCCCACCTTCCGGTGCCGCAGCGGCCGGCGCGGCGGCGACGGCGATCACCGCCGCAAGGCGCAAGACGATGCCAAGGGGCGCGTGGGTGCTGATCATGCCGTGCGTTCCCCCCTCCCGCGCTCAGAACCGGCCGATCGAGCGAAACAGGAACTGCGGATCGCGGGTATCGTCCGCCCGCTGGCTCTTCGCCGCAAGCGGCTTGGCCATCGTCAGCTCGATCGACAGCGAATCGAAGATTGCGGCGCGCAAGCCCACTCCCGCCGACGACAAAGTCTGTGCCTCGCTGATTCCGCGCTGCCAGACCGTCCCGACGTCATAGAAGCTGAAGGGCTGCAGCGATACCGCGATGTCGGCGTCCGGACGCCACGAGTAGCGGAGTTCGAAGGTTGCGCCGACGCCGTCGTCGCCGCTGACCTCGCTGAAATTATAGCCACGGCCGAACTGACTGCCGCCGAGATCGAACTGCTCTTCGGACAGGAGATGGTCGAACGCGTACTGGCTTGCGACGTTGCCGTAGGCGGCGAGACTGCCGACGAGTGGCTGGAGCCGGGCCGCCGAGGCGCGCACCAGGGTGGCGCTGCCGGTGCCGTTTTCGCGGGACTTGTCATCGTCGCTGCGTCGGGTGGCGTCGAGCACCGGCAGGCCTTGGCGGAGGCTGATCTCACCGCTGTTGGCGCCGCCGAGGCTGTCGCGTATTTCACCGCGGCCGGTCACATGCAGGACCCGCAGCCGGTCGCGCGAGAACGTCTGCCCGCCGAACTGGTCAGTATCCTCGTTGATGTAATCGAAGCCAAGGCGTACGGCGAGGCTGAGGTCCCGGGTGCGCACAACCGGGTAGCCAGCAACGACGCTGAGCAGCAGCGACTTGCTGTCAAAGTCGAGCTCTTCGAGCGATGCGCCGGGATTGCTGTCGCCGTAGGAGGCCAGCGTCTCAAGATAGGCGCCGCTTGGGCCGAGCCGCAACGAGCCGCTCGCCTGGCCGACCTCCTCGGCATGCGTGTTCCACGGCTCGGAGGCAAAGCCGGTCACCGTCAGCTGTTCGCCGAGTGCGGTCAGCGCATTCGCCGAAACATTGGCGCTCGCTTCCCACTCTCCGGTAAAATCATCGCCCTCGTTATCGACCGACAGCATGCCGGCGAACCTTCGGCGGTCGGCGGTAACCAGCAGATCGGCGGCGCCCGGCTGCTTGGCCGAGGAGCGCAGCAGCGCCGTCGCATGGACGCCGGGCACGTCGTTGGCGAGCAGAAGCGCGCGCTCGAGCGTCGCAAGGCGGATCGGCCGCTCGCGCGTCACCGGCTCGAAATAGGCGGCGATGAGGCCCTGCGCCGGCCCGACGTCGCCCTCGAAGGTTACCGCATCGATATAGCCCTCGAGCACCCGCAGTGTGAACCGGCCGTCACGGACCCGTTGCTCGGGGATGATCACCCGGCTGAGGAAGTAACCTTCGGCGCGGTAGGTCTGCTGAACGTCGCGGGCGAGGCGGTAAACTTCCGCCAGGGTGATCTCGCGGCCGACCTCCGGCTGCCAGATCGCCTCGAGCTTGCCCGGCGGGTAGGCGGTGGTGCCGTCGATGATGAACCCGCCGAACACCAGGCGCACCGCCTCCGCTCCGGCCGGAACCCGCGCCGGCGCCGTTTCCGGCACCGGGATCTCGGGCGCGAGTTGCGGTGCCGGGAGCGGCGCGAGCTGCTGCAGGCGGATGTCGGGGAGCGCGCCGGACGGCAGATTGGGGCGCTGCTGGGCACGTGCGCCTGCCATCAGCGTGAGCCCGGTGACCAGCACGGCAGCGAGGGAGGACAGGCAAAAAGCATGGCACCGTCTCACGAAAGATCCCCGACGTCCCCGCGTGCCCGCAAGCTCCGTCATCCTCGCCGGTAACAGGACGGTCGCGTACGACTGGCACGTCAGCTCAGCCCACAACTATACCGTCAAATGACCATTCCTTCACAGAGGGATCGTCGCGCCTGCAGGGGAGGTCGCTTTTGAAGCGGCGATAAATCAGCGCTGGTGGCGCCAATTGCTCCGCAACGGAGAAACCTATACCGTTCACGGATGGCTGCCGAATTGTCGCAGGGCCAGCGATCCGAGAGGAGGAGGTGCTCGTGGGCATAAATGCCTACGACTTCTATGACTCCGAACTCGCGGCACACCAGGAGGTCGCCGGTCAGACGGCGCGCATGCTGCGCGATAATTTCGTTCAAGCGCTCGCGTTGTGGAGCGCGGCGATCCGCCAGGGCGGCAAGATCCTTTTTTTTGGCAACGGCGGTAGCGCCGGTGATGCTCAGCATCTGGCGACCGAGTTGACCATTCGCTATTCCCAGGATCGGGCGGCCATTCCGGCGATCGCGCTGACCACGGACACCTCCGCCTTGACTGCCTGCGGGAATGATTTCGGCTTCGAGCGGATTTTCGCGCGTCAGATTGAGGCCCTGGGGAAGAGCGGCGATGTCGCGGTCGGCATTTCGACGTCGGGCAGAAGCAAGAACGTGTGCCGGGGTTTGCGGGCGGCGCGCGCGCTGGGCCTGAAGACAATAACATTGACCGGCGGCGATGGTGGTCACGTAGTCGAAATCAGCGACGTCTGCCTGATCGTGCCTTCGGCGGTGACCGCGCGCATTCAGGAGATGCACATCATGCTCGGCCAGATGCTGTGCGGGGCGCTGGAACTGGAGCTTGGTCTGGTCAGTATGGATGAGCCGAAAAGATGACCGACGGAACCATGAGTCCGCACCGGGAGATCGTGCAAGCGGCGCGGGTCTTGATCGTTGGTGACATCATGCTCGACCGTTATGTCTACGGTTCGGTCGAACGGATCTCGCCCGAGGCGCCGGTACCGGTTCTGAAATACGATCGGGAATCGGCAATGCCCGGCGGGGCTGCCAACGTGGCGCGCAACATTTGCGACTTCAACGCCGCGGTCGAACTGGTTGGTATCGTCGGTCATGATGCCTCGAGCGATGATCTGGGCGCGCTCGCCGAGGGCTATCCTTTCTGGCGGCATACTGTCGTGCGTAGCAGCACCCGACCGACGACGACCAAGACCCGTCTGATCGCCGATCGCCACCAGATCATGCGCCTTGATATCGAGGATACGCGTCCGGCCGACGCGGGTGAGGAGGCGGCGGTCATTGCCGCCGTTCAGGCCGGGGTCGCCCGCGCCAGCATTCTGGTGCTATCTGATTACGCCAAGGGAGCGTTGACCGAAGCGGTCATTCGCGCGGCGATCGGGGCCGCGAAAGCGGCTTCGCTGCCGGTTGTCGTCGACCCCAAGTCGGCAGATTTCCGGCGGTATGCCGGCGCGACGGTGGTGACTCCCAACGCCAACGAACTGGCACGCGTCGTCGGTCGGCCGTGCCGCGATGACGAAGAAGTCGCTAGCGGAGCTGCGCAGCTTCTGTCCTCGGTGGATATCGGCTCAATTCTCGTTACCCGTGGCGATCGGGGGATGACTCTCGTAACCCGTGACGCTGCGCCGCTGCACATCCGGACAACCGCAAAGCCGGTCTTCGACGTATCGGGTGCTGGCGATACGGTAGTTGCGGTGCTGTCGGTGATGCTGGCCGAGGGCGTTCCGCTGCCCACCGCCGCCGACGCGGCGAACCTCGCCGCCGGCATTGTCGTCAGCAAGCTCGGCACGGCCACTGTCACCCGCGGGGAGTTCGCCGTCGAGATGCGGCGCCGACAGGAAGGCGAATGGACGACGAAGATCGTCTCGCTCGATCAGGCGGCGCAAAGACAACACGTTTGGTCGGCCGCTGGCGAACGTGTCGTCTTCACCAATGGATGTTTCGACCTCCTGCATCCGGGACACATCAGCCTGCTGCGTCAGGCAAAGGCAGCCGGCGAGCGGCTGATCGTCGGGCTCAACACCGATGCGTCGGTCCAGCGTCTCAAGGGTCCGACGCGGCCGGTGCAGGACGAGGGCGCGCGGGCATTCGTGCTGTCGGCGCTCGACTGCGTCGACCTTGTCGTTCTGTTTGATGACGATACGCCGCTCAGGCTGATTGAAACCTTGCGCCCGGACGTTCTCGTCAAGGGCGCCGACTACCGGCCGGACCAGGTGGTCGGTCGGGAGGTCATCGCCAGCTACGGCGGCCGCCTCCTGCTTGTCGACCTGGAGCCAGATCGCTCGACGACGGCGATGATCGAGCGCATGCGCGCGTAATCCGCCGTGCGGTCGCCACGATCAGGGCCGTCGGCCGATTACGATTGGCGCCAGAGGCGGGCGGTGCCAGCTTTATCGCGAGCGATTCCGACAGACCCGCGATGGCGAACTTGGTGGAGCCATAGACGCCCCAGCCTGGATAGCCGCCACAGCCTGCCGATCGATGAGATGTTGATCCATGATCGGCGCGCTACTGCGCATCTGCGGTAACAGCGCGTACTTCGGCGGAAGACAGGGCTATGTCCATGGTCTGGTCTCCTGATGACGTGCTCCCGGTTACCCGCAGGTCGCTGCTGGTTCAGATCTCGCGGCCGACAACGGCGTCTAGCGAGAAGCGGCCGCCGCCGCGGATGACGAAACTCAATGCCAGGATGCCCCACAACAGCGGGTATTCGTATCCGCCTTCGGTCCAGAAGAAGCCGTTGGGCACGTGGACCTGGATCACCGCCACCGTCATCAAGCCGGCTACCAAGGCAGCCGCCACCCGGGTAACCAGCCCCAGGGCGAGCAGCAGCCCGCCACCGAACTCGACCAGGCCTGCCAGCACGGCGATCCATGGTGGCAACCCGAGCTTGGAGGCGAAAAACTGTTCGGTACCGGCGATGCCGGCGCCGCCGAACCAGCCGAACAGCTTCTGGGAACCATGCGGCACCAGCAGAAGCCCGGTTGTGATCCGGACCAGCGGTTCGGCGTAAGGGGATAGGGTCTCAGTGATGCGCGCGAGAGGGGGAA is a genomic window of Rhodospirillales bacterium containing:
- a CDS encoding filamentous hemagglutinin N-terminal domain-containing protein, with protein sequence MISTHAPLGIVLRLAAVIAVAAAPAAAAPEGGKVTGGCATITQGDGITRIDQFTDKAIIDWRKFSLDASEIARFHQPGANAVALNRVRGSDPSVILGQLQANGHVFLVNPNGVVFGPGAKVDVHGLVATTADIRNDDFLAGRYRFTIPSPNPDAAVVNQGTITFGETGLAALVAPSVRNDGAIVGTLGEVTLAGAAGFSLDLQGDGLIRFGATRELVDGLSRKGALVTNSGRIEADGGRVIITADAAESVVDQAINAGGIIEARSFALAPGEIVLDGGDHGTVTVTGTLSTTGAEADARGGDIDVLGDRLTLAAGGVIDASGPAGGGSVHVGGDQRGEGGRRRASETVMEPGAVIFADATTQGDGGQVVLWADQKLVFAGTVSARGGSEGGNGGLVETSSTGQLLATGRVDTSAPGGADGSWLLDPLHVVITDNGTTAPPVLADDPPVAGTAYISPAAIAAAGGNVVIEASRTIRVNDALTAANTLTLWAGVGIVIRQPIVSSNDVRIETRDIRTTETGVITAQHLVVNSIAAQAGQPAGPDYAAFSADLVTNVGELSIGRSGDGPAFHDISIVNTGALSIEGAVSQGTVSIRSDGPLVITAPITAGGSGNTIVLAASSIDNRAGAGALDPGAGRFIIYSQSPQTNARGGLVGREIFGRTFATAPPDSLSGTGNTFVYASAAPIDDQARAVATRGTKPPPGNDPAARLAASGPELLAAPPPPSRGSDDLLFSNDGNRELWN
- a CDS encoding ShlB/FhaC/HecB family hemolysin secretion/activation protein translates to MRRCHAFCLSSLAAVLVTGLTLMAGARAQQRPNLPSGALPDIRLQQLAPLPAPQLAPEIPVPETAPARVPAGAEAVRLVFGGFIIDGTTAYPPGKLEAIWQPEVGREITLAEVYRLARDVQQTYRAEGYFLSRVIIPEQRVRDGRFTLRVLEGYIDAVTFEGDVGPAQGLIAAYFEPVTRERPIRLATLERALLLANDVPGVHATALLRSSAKQPGAADLLVTADRRRFAGMLSVDNEGDDFTGEWEASANVSANALTALGEQLTVTGFASEPWNTHAEEVGQASGSLRLGPSGAYLETLASYGDSNPGASLEELDFDSKSLLLSVVAGYPVVRTRDLSLAVRLGFDYINEDTDQFGGQTFSRDRLRVLHVTGRGEIRDSLGGANSGEISLRQGLPVLDATRRSDDDKSRENGTGSATLVRASAARLQPLVGSLAAYGNVASQYAFDHLLSEEQFDLGGSQFGRGYNFSEVSGDDGVGATFELRYSWRPDADIAVSLQPFSFYDVGTVWQRGISEAQTLSSAGVGLRAAIFDSLSIELTMAKPLAAKSQRADDTRDPQFLFRSIGRF
- the hldE gene encoding bifunctional D-glycero-beta-D-manno-heptose-7-phosphate kinase/D-glycero-beta-D-manno-heptose 1-phosphate adenylyltransferase HldE, yielding MTDGTMSPHREIVQAARVLIVGDIMLDRYVYGSVERISPEAPVPVLKYDRESAMPGGAANVARNICDFNAAVELVGIVGHDASSDDLGALAEGYPFWRHTVVRSSTRPTTTKTRLIADRHQIMRLDIEDTRPADAGEEAAVIAAVQAGVARASILVLSDYAKGALTEAVIRAAIGAAKAASLPVVVDPKSADFRRYAGATVVTPNANELARVVGRPCRDDEEVASGAAQLLSSVDIGSILVTRGDRGMTLVTRDAAPLHIRTTAKPVFDVSGAGDTVVAVLSVMLAEGVPLPTAADAANLAAGIVVSKLGTATVTRGEFAVEMRRRQEGEWTTKIVSLDQAAQRQHVWSAAGERVVFTNGCFDLLHPGHISLLRQAKAAGERLIVGLNTDASVQRLKGPTRPVQDEGARAFVLSALDCVDLVVLFDDDTPLRLIETLRPDVLVKGADYRPDQVVGREVIASYGGRLLLVDLEPDRSTTAMIERMRA
- a CDS encoding D-sedoheptulose 7-phosphate isomerase, with protein sequence MNAYDFYDSELAAHQEVAGQTARMLRDNFVQALALWSAAIRQGGKILFFGNGGSAGDAQHLATELTIRYSQDRAAIPAIALTTDTSALTACGNDFGFERIFARQIEALGKSGDVAVGISTSGRSKNVCRGLRAARALGLKTITLTGGDGGHVVEISDVCLIVPSAVTARIQEMHIMLGQMLCGALELELGLVSMDEPKR